In Quercus robur chromosome 11, dhQueRobu3.1, whole genome shotgun sequence, the following proteins share a genomic window:
- the LOC126706932 gene encoding DExH-box ATP-dependent RNA helicase DExH10, with amino-acid sequence MEESPMLGKRKEPETEQSTVTETPSQGSTPKRQREPEDSELLVTPIQQSTPTGKSEPDDLEVTRTPNQESLRNQSNLTRTCIHEVAVPSGYTPTKVESVHGTLSNPMYNGKMAKTYPFTLDPFQRVSVACLERNESVLVSAHTSAGKTAVAEYAIAMAFREKQRVLYTSPLKALSNQKYRELSQEFKDVGLMTGDVTLSPNASCLVMTTEILRGMLYRGSELLKEVAWVIFDEIHYMKDRERGVVWEESIIFLPPAIKMVFLSATMSNATEFAEWICNIHKQPCHVVYTDFRPTPLQHYVFPVGGNGLYLVVDENEQFREDNFLKLQDTFSKQKLGDINKSVNGRASGRIAKGGNASGGSDISKIVKMIMERKFQPVIIFSFSRRECEQHAMSMSKLDFNSQEEKDTVEEVFRNAIQCLNEEDRNLPAIELMLPLLQRGIAVHHSGLLPVIKELVEILFQEGLVKALFATETFAMGLNMPAKTVVFTAVKKWDGDSHRLIGSGEYIQMSGRAGRRGKDERGICIIMIDEQMEMNALKDMVLGKPAPLVSTFRLSYYSILNLMSRAEGQFTAEHVIKNSFHQFQYEKALPDIGNKVSKLEQEATMLDASGEAEVADYHKLKLDIAQLEKKLMGEITRPERVLYNLRPGRLVKIREGGTDWGWGVVVNVVKRPSTGVGSLPSRGGGYIVDTLLHCSPGSSENSSRPKPCPPRPGEKGEMHVVPVQLPLIAALSKLMISIPSDLRPLEARQSILLALQELNTRFPQGLPKLNPVKDMGIEDSEIVELVNEIEELERKLYAHPLHKSQDVHQMRSFQRKAEVNHEIQQLKSKMRDSQLKKFRDELKNRSRVLKKLGHIDADGVVQLKGRAACLIDTGDELLVTELMFNGTFNDLDHHQIAALSSCFIPGDKSSEQIQLRTELGRPLQQLQESARRIAEIQHECKLDVNVDEYVESTVRPYLMDVIYCWSKGANFEEVIQMTDIFEGSIIRSARRLDEFLNQLRNAAQAVGEANLENKFAAASESLRRGIMFANSLYL; translated from the exons ATGGAAGAATCTCCGATGCTTGGAAAACGAAAAGAACCTGAAACTGAACAATCTACAGTCACCGAAACCCCTAGTCAAGGATCTACTCCAAAAAGACAAAGAGAACCTGAAGATTCAGAGCTTCTTGTAACTCCAATTCAACAATCTACCCCAACTGGAAAAAGTGAACCTGATGATTTAGAGGTGACTAGAACCCCCAATCAAGAATCCCTTCGAAATCAATCCAATCTGACGCGCACATGCATCCATGAGGTTGCAGTGCCAAGTGGGTATACTCCAACCAAGGTTGAATCTGTTCATGGAACCCTCTCTAATCCAATGTATAATGGCAAGATGGCAAAGACATACCCATTTACGCTTGACCCGTTTCAGCGGGTATCTGTGGCATGCTTAGAACGGAATGAGTCGGTTTTGGTGTCAGCACATACTTCGGCAGGTAAAACTGCAGTTGCTGAGTATGCTATTGCAATGGCTTTTAGAGAGAAGCAGAGGGTTCTTTATACTTCGCCATTGAAAGCTTTGAGCAATCAGAAGTACAGAGAGCTTAGTCAGGAATTTAAAGATGTGGGATTGATGACAGGTGATGTTACTCTGTCACCTAATGCTAGTTGTTTGGTCATGACAACTGAGATTCTGAGGGGAATGCTTTATAGGGGTTCAGAGCTTTTGAAGGAAGTTGCTTGGGTCATCTTTGATGAAATTCATTATATGAAGGATCGTGAAAGAGGGGTTGTTTGGGAAGAGAGCATTATATTTTTGCCACCAGCTATTAAAATGGTATTTCTTTCAGCGACAATGTCGAATGCCACTGAGTTTGCTGAGTGGATATGTAATATTCACAAACAGCCATGTCATGTGGTCTACACAGATTTCCGACCAACTCCTCTGCAGCATTATGTTTTTCCCGTGGGTGGGAATGGATTGTATCTTGTGGTTGATGAGAATGAACAGTTCAGGGAGGACAATTTTCTGAAGTTGCAGGATACTTTCTCAAAGCAGAAGCTAGGTGATATTAACAAGAGTGTTAATGGAAGAGCAAGTGGGAGAATTGCAAAAGGTGGGAATGCTTCTGGTGGTTCTGACATATCCAAAATTGTGAAG atgatTATGGAACGAAAATTCCAGCCAGTAATCATCTTCAGCTTCAGTAGAAGAGAATGTGAACAACATGCGATGTCCATGTCCAAGCTTGATTTTAATAGCCAAGAGGAGAAGGATACTGTGGAAGAGGTTTTTCGAAATGCAATACAATGCTTGAATGAGGAGGACAGAAATTTACCTGCCATTGAGTTAATGTTGCCACTACTTCAGCGAGGTATTGCTGTTCATCATTCTGGCCTTCTTCCTGTTATCAAGGAATTGGTTGAGATTCTTTTTCAGGAAGGCCTTGTAAAGGCCCTTTTTGCCACAGAAACA TTTGCCATGGGTTTAAACATGCCCGCAAAAACTGTTGTTTTCACAGCTGTCAAAAAGTGGGATGGTGATAGTCATCGTTTAATTGGATCTGGTGAATATATACAG ATGAGTGGACGGGCTGGGCGTCGTGGCAAAGATGAGCGTGGTATCTGTATTATTATGATTGATGAGCAG ATGGagatgaatgctctcaaggaCATGGTTTTGGGTAAACCTGCTCCATTAGTTAGTACTTTCAGGCTGAGCTACTACTCAATTTTGAACTTAATGAGTCGTGCCGAAGGCCAGTTTACTGCTGAACATGTAATAAAGAATTCATTTCATCAATTTCAGTATGAAAAG GCCTTACCTGATATAGGGAACAAGGTTTCCAAGCTGGAGCAGGAAGCTACCATGCTTGATGCTTCCGGAGAG GCTGAAGTTGCTGATTATCATAAGCTAAAACTGGATATAGCCCAACTTGAGAAGAAGTTGATGGGAGAAATAACTAGGCCTGAAAGGGTCCTCTACAATCTTCGTCCTGGTCGACTG GTCAAGATAAGGGAAGGTGGAACAGATTGGGGTTGGGGAGTTGTGGTCAATGTTGTTAAAAGGCCATCCACAGGGGTAGGTTCATTGCCTTCACGTGGGGGTGGTTATATAGTTGATACTTTACTTCATTGCTCTCCTGGTTCAAGTGAGAATAGTTCACGGCCAAAACCGTGCCCGCCCCGCCCTGGAGAAAAGGGTGAAATGCATGTG GTCCCTGTTCAGTTGCCCCTAATTGCTGCTCTAAGCAAACTGATGATATCTATACCTTCTGATCTCCGGCCACTGGAAGCCAGGCAAAGTATATTGCTTGCTTTACAGGAGCTGAACACTCGCTTTCCACAAGGCCTTCCAAAGCTTAATCCTGTAAAG GATATGGGCATTGAAGATTCAGAAATTGTTGAGTTGGTGAACGAAATTGAGGAACTTGAACGGAAGTTATATGCTCATCCACTACACAAG TCTCAAGACGTGCACCAGATGAGATCTTTTCAGAGGAAAGCTGAGGTGAACCATGAAATTCAACAACTTAAGTCGAAAATGCGTGATTCCCAG CTTAAAAAATTCCGTGATGAACTTAAGAACCGGTCACGGGTCTTGAAAAAGCTTGGTCATATTGATGCCGATGGTGTTGTCCAGTTGAAGGGTCGGGCAGCCTGCTTGATAGACACAGGCGATGAGCTCCTTGTCACTGAACTGATGTTTAATG GTACATTCAATGATCTTGATCATCACCAAATTGCTGCTCTTTCAAGTTGTTTTATACCAGGAGATAAATCAAGTGAACAGATACAATTGCGAACAGAGCTTGGGAGACCATTACAACAACTCCAAGAAAGTGCAAGAAGAATAGCGGAG ATTCAACATGAATGCAAACTGGATGTAAATGTGGATGAGTATGTGGAATCCACAGTAAGGCCATACTTGATGGATGTGATTTACTGTTGGTCAAAG GGAGCAAATTTTGAAGAGGTTATACAAATGACTGATATTTTTGAGGGTAGTATTATTAGAAGTGCTAGAAGGCTTGATGAGTTTTTGAATCAG
- the LOC126706977 gene encoding disease resistance protein At4g27190-like, whose amino-acid sequence MDIASFSRDALECFCCPVLQEIDYLLHYTKNINEFKDQAQRLNAVVSDVKYAVEQAERNREGIKNEVQVWLQRANKKVTEAQNLLDNEVQANRNHRCACACCSPDWLSRHRLSKQAVSIGKEMGVVCEEKKSFEIVSLPAIPEPTAPVPAGHFVSFESTKNAMEDILKALKDDNNNTNIVGVHGMGGVGKTTMVKQVAEKVMTEGHFHRVVMATVSQTVNLKKIQSSIADGLELLLKKKSDEGRAKELREKIMADERILVILDDVWEWIDLSSIGIPIGSDLEACKSKILLTTRREHVCNSMGCKENRIHLNILSPEDSWDLFIKTAGTVFDSTEFEAVAREVAGECQGLPLALVTVARALGDKDEEEWKKAARRLKRSVSPNPDHQEKVTECIKLSYDFLKDREAKACFLMCCLFPEDHNISKEVLARYGMGLRLFHHVDTLDEARGDADTFTKNLIDSGLLFKCDEDAFVKMHDVVRDTAKLISSSGNEELFMAQAGSALEEWPRRDTRFESYTAVSVMFNDIKRLPDEPVCPKLRALLLQENKNLREIPSGFFNRMTTLKVLDISGLPVLSLPPSIRLLENLCTLYMDRCKSKDISILGGLKKLEILSLNRSFINTFPEELAELTELRMLDMRSCAYIQTISPNIISRLHGLEELYLQGSFCQWGNRVGGTNEERNASLEELINLPQLTVLKIDIEGVNCLPRNVNFSPKWEKFDICINGSFFNRLLNVNLSILKRVRTRTLFIDTTMSTLPDWFIKAVAEKAEMIIYSWCWNLKNILVEYDKGRLFGLKCLYVQQSNSEQCLIPLAAEGIPNTPVFEKLQELHIHNMESVKECWSTTAWIL is encoded by the coding sequence ATGGATATTGCATCTTTCAGCAGGGATGCACTAGAGTGCTTTTGTTGTCCAGTTCTGCAAGAGATTGATTACCTCCTTCACTACACCAAAAACATAAACGAATTCAAAGATCAAGCACAAAGACTGAACGCTGTTGTGTCGGACGTCAAATATGCAGTTGAGCAGGCAGaaagaaatagagaaggaaTCAAAAATGAAGTCCAAGTCTGGTTACAAAGAGCCAATAAAAAAGTCACTGAGGCTCAAAATCTTCTGGACAATGAAGTACAAGCGAACCGGAACCACAGATGCGCATGTGCTTGCTGTTCTCCTGATTGGCTTTCACGCCACAGGTTGAGCAAGCAAGCAGTGAGTATTGGTAAAGAGATGGGTGTTGTTTGTGAAGAAAAGAAGAGTTTTGAGATTGTTTCTCTGCCTGCAATTCCGGAACCTACAGCACCAGTACCAGCCGGTCATTTCGTGTCGTTTGAATCCACCAAAAATGCTATGGAAGACATCTTGAAAGCTCTGAAAGatgacaacaacaacaccaacaTCGTCGGGGTTCATGGAATGGGCGGTGTGGGCAAGACCACAATGGTAAAACAAGTAGCGGAAAAGGTCATGACTGAAGGTCACTTCCATCGTGTGGTGATGGCCACTGTGTCGCAGACTGTGAATCTCAAAAAAATTCAGAGTTCCATTGCAGACGGTTTAGAACTCCTTTTGAAAAAGAAGAGTGACGAAGGGAGAGCAAAAGAACTGAGGGAAAAGATAATGGCAGATGAAAGAATCCTTGTAATTTTGGATGATGTCTGGGAATGGATTGATCTATCCAGCATTGGAATCCCAATTGGCAGCGACCTTGAGGCTTGCAAATCGAAGATCTTACTGACTACGAGACGAGAACATGTTTGCAATTCGATGGGATGCAAAGAAAATAGGATCCATCTCAATATCTTATCCCCGGAGGATTCTTGGGATCTATTCATAAAGACAGCAGGCACAGTTTTTGACTCCACTGAATTTGAAGCTGTAGCTCGCGAGGTTGCAGGGGAATGTCAGGGCCTTCCCTTGGCACTAGTAACAGTGGCGAGGGCGCTGGGTGACAAAGATGAGGAAGAATGGAAAAAGGCAGCGAGGAGACTTAAAAGGTCAGTATCTCCAAACCCTGATCATCAGGAAAAAGTTACTGAATGCATTAAGTTGAGctatgattttttgaaagatCGGGAAGCCAAGGCGTGCTTCTTGATGTGTTGTCTCTTTCCAGAAGATCACAATATCAGCAAGGAGGTTTTGGCGAGGTATGGGATGGGGCTGCGCTTGTTTCATCATGTTGACACATTGGATGAAGCAAGAGGAGATGCTGATACCTTCACCAAAAACCTCATAGACTCGGGATTGTTGTTTAAGTGTGATGAGGATGCATTTGTAAAAATGCATGATGTTGTACGAGATACAGCTAAATTGATATCATCATCAGGAAATGAGGAGCTATTTATGGCACAAGCTGGTTCTGCTTTAGAAGAGTGGCCACGGCGAGACACTCGTTTTGAAAGCTACACCGCAGTCTCAGTTATGTTCAATGATATCAAAAGACTTCCTGATGAGCCGGTATGCCCTAAACTCCGAGCCTTGTTGTTGCaggaaaataaaaacttgaggGAAATCCCAAGTGGATTTTTTAATAGAATGACTACCCTTAAGGTGTTGGATATAAGTGGGTTGCCGGTATTGTCACTTCCACCATCAATTAGACTCCTAGAGAACCTTTGCACCTTATATATGGATCGTTGCAAGTCAAAAGATATTTCAATATTAGGAGGACTCAAGAAGCTGGAAATACTTAGCCTCAATAGATCTTTTATTAATACCTTCCCAGAAGAATTAGCAGAATTGACTGAGTTAAGGATGCTGGATATGAGATCTTGTGCTTATATCCAAACTATCTCGCCGAACATAATATCAAGATTACATGGGTTGGAGGAGTTATACTTGCAAGGAAGCTTTTGCCAATGGGGTAATAGGGTGGGGGGAACCAATGAAGAAAGGAATGCAAGCCTTGAAGAGTTGATAAACTTGCCTCAACTAACAGTTTTGAAGATTGACATAGAAGGTGTTAATTGCTTACCCCGTAATGTAAACTTTAGTCCAAAGTGGGAGAAGTTTGACATATGTATAAATGGATCATTCTTCAACAGGCTATTGAATGTGAACTTGTCCATATTGAAACGGGTACGTACAAGGACCTTGTTTATTGACACTACAATGAGCACCTTACCAGATTGGTTCATTAAGGCTGTGGCCGAAAAAGCAGAGATGATTATCTATTCATGGTGCTGGAATCTCAAAAATATTCTGGTAGAATATGATAAGGGGAGGTTGTTTGGTTTGAAGTGTCTCTATGTTCAACAAAGCAACAGTGAACAATGTTTAATACCCTTAGCAGCAGAGGGTATCCCAAACACTCCAGTGTTTGAAAAATTGCAGGAATTACACATTCACAATATGGAATCTGTGAAAGAGTGTTGGTCAACTACCGCCTGGATCCTTTGA
- the LOC126707214 gene encoding accelerated cell death 11-like, translating into MATRDNPLRKLADAIEGLSSTVNSENPHLKISDVVQFGRLSTPSIFFLGIAFKFADLELQSKVDNLEEASKTYDTVQALLEGETENGSAKNTGSHCRNLVRLKRVIDLVRVMLEQVLASGGNSLVEPFTAAYEQVFAPYHGWTVKKAVIAALEELPSKDLLFTLLNEDDDSVKEPMQKYITASKAVLQYVDNIFLSTETGAELLKMI; encoded by the exons ATGGCGACACGAGACAATCCCTTGAGGAAGTTGGCAGATGCAATCGAGGGGCTTTCCAGTACTGTAAACTCAGAGAATCCACACCTCAAGATCAGTGATGTAGTTCAGTTTGGCCGTCTCAGTACTCCTTCCATCTTCTTCCTAGGAATCGCTTTTAAGTTTGCGGACTTGGAGCTCCAAAGCAAG GTGGATAATCTTGAGGAAGCTTCGAAGACATACGACACAGTACAGGCTTTACTGGAAGGTGAGACTGAAAATGGATCTGCCAAAAATACTGGTAGTCATTGCAGAAACCTGGTGCGGCTTAAGCGTGTAATTGACTTGGTGAGGGTGATGCTGGAGCAAGTTCTTGCTAGCGG GGGAAATTCACTCGTTGAGCCATTTACAGCAGCTTATGAGCAAGTTTTTGCCCCATACCATGGATGGACCGTTAAGAAAGCTGTGATTGCTGCATTGGAAGAACTTCCTTCTAAGGACCTCTTATTTACGTTGTTAAATGAAGATG ATGATTCAGTGAAGGAGCCTATGCAAAAGTACATTACTGCATCAAAAGCTGTTCTGCAGTACGTGGATAACATCTTCCTATCAACTGAGACAGGAGCTGAGCTGCTTAAGATGATCTAA